In Chelmon rostratus isolate fCheRos1 chromosome 4, fCheRos1.pri, whole genome shotgun sequence, a genomic segment contains:
- the commd2 gene encoding COMM domain-containing protein 2, which yields MLLVLSEDLKEHLAFLPKVDTAVVGEFGRIALEFLRRGTSPKIYEGAARKLCVPVEMVQHGVEGLMFLMTESSKHMISEVDFLDSVLVLGFGEELNQILLQLYLQHHSQIRSILSQLPSNLPAYRSLEWRLDVQLASRSVRLQVIPMLMMHLLLKRGCDSSSSSSSRVLQTDPNTLLHLISTLEAALAAMKTSHARRILRNIK from the exons ATGTTGCTAGTTCTGTCAGAAGACCTTAAAGAACACCTCGCCTTCTTGCCAAAGGTTGACACCGCAG TGGTTGGAGAGTTTGGTCGCATAGCACTGGAGTTCCTAAGACGAGGAACCAGCCCTAAGATCTATGAGGGAGCAGCCA GGAAGCTGTGTGTTCCTGTGGAGATGGTGCAGCATGGAGTGGAGGGCCTGATGTTTCTGATGACAGAGAGCTCCAAACACATG atcTCTGAAGTGGATTTCCTggattcagtgttggttttgggGTTTGGTGAAGAGCTTAACCAGATCCTCTTACAG CTGTACTTGCAGCACCACAGTCAGATCCGCAGCATTCTGAGTCAGCTGCCCTCCAACCTCCCTGCCTACCGCAGCCTGGAATGGAGACTGGATGTACag TTGGCGAGTCGCTCAGTCCGTCTACAGGTCATTCCCATGCTAATGATGCATCTGCTCCTGAAGAGAGgttgtgacagcagcagcagcagcagcagcagggttcTCCAGACAGACCCCAACACCCTCCTTCACCTTATCTCCACACTGGAGGCTGCACTGGCTGCCATGAAAACCAGTCACGCTCGCCGTATATTACGCAACATCAAATAA